In the Leptotrichia sp. oral taxon 212 genome, one interval contains:
- a CDS encoding cation-translocating P-type ATPase has protein sequence MWFTKSQEEVLKELNVDSKTGLTTEEVNKRLEKYGQNKLKGKPKKSLFQLFLGQLQDVLIYVLIGAAAINIIAHGLEGVTDAIIILAVVLINAVVGVVQESKAEKALEALQQMTTPKSAVRRNGEVIEINSEDLVPGDIIIIDAGRFIPADIRLIESANLQIEESALTGESVPSEKNADFITEDIKIPVGDKENMAFMSTMATYGRGEGVVVATAMETEIGKIAKILDEDENTLTPLQVKLDELGKTLGYMAMVICALIFVIGLLQGRNWVDMLMTAISLAVAAIPEGLVAIVAIVLSMGVTRMSKINAIVRKLPAVETLGAVNIICSDKTGTLTQNKMTVVKIYTPDNLREIPSEGRDFEANRDEKELIRSFVLCSDASIDSGQDIGDPTEVALVVLGDRFNLEKNTLNTEYKRVGEFPFDSDRKLMSTLNEEEGKYRVHTKGAIDNILVKSDRALVNGNIVPLTQEMKDKILKAAEEMSDSALRVLGVAFKDTKSVISSEEMEKNLVVVGIVGMIDPPRTEVKDSISEAKKAGITPIMITGDHKNTAVAIAKELGIATDINQSLTGAEIDEIPDEQFAKEISRYRVFARVSPEHKVKIVKAFKEQGNIVSMTGDGVNDAPSLKFADIGVAMGITGTDVSKGASDMILTDDNFTTIVHAIEEGRNIYNNIKKTIMFLLSCNLGEVICVFIATMFNWPLPLVPIQLLWINLVTDTLPAISLGVDPGDKDVMNKKPRNPKESFFAEGAGFRAIIAGILIGALTLTAFYIGVKEHGFAVNEVIGNKSEEALSALTYGRTMAFIVLTVSQLFYSLTMRNSKKTIFEVGFFKNKFLILSIITGIILQVGLTSISGIAAIFKVTQLSFADWDIVFIFALIPFLVNEIIKVVSRRKNNQLS, from the coding sequence ATGTGGTTTACAAAATCACAGGAAGAAGTACTGAAAGAACTGAATGTAGATTCTAAAACGGGACTGACAACAGAAGAAGTAAATAAAAGACTTGAAAAATATGGCCAGAATAAATTAAAGGGGAAACCTAAAAAAAGTTTATTTCAGCTATTTTTAGGGCAGCTTCAGGATGTACTTATTTATGTATTGATTGGAGCGGCGGCAATTAATATAATTGCTCATGGACTTGAAGGAGTGACAGATGCAATAATCATACTTGCAGTTGTACTTATAAATGCAGTTGTAGGAGTAGTTCAGGAGTCAAAAGCTGAAAAAGCATTGGAAGCATTGCAGCAGATGACAACACCTAAAAGTGCCGTAAGACGTAATGGAGAAGTTATAGAAATAAATTCAGAGGATTTAGTTCCGGGAGATATAATAATAATTGATGCCGGACGTTTTATACCGGCTGATATAAGACTTATTGAAAGTGCAAATTTACAGATAGAAGAATCTGCATTGACAGGGGAGTCTGTTCCGAGCGAAAAAAATGCTGACTTTATAACGGAAGATATTAAAATACCGGTAGGGGATAAGGAAAATATGGCATTTATGTCTACAATGGCGACTTATGGAAGAGGAGAAGGAGTTGTTGTAGCAACTGCGATGGAGACGGAAATAGGAAAAATAGCTAAAATACTTGATGAAGATGAAAATACACTTACTCCGTTACAGGTGAAACTCGATGAACTTGGAAAAACATTAGGATACATGGCAATGGTCATTTGTGCCCTTATATTTGTAATAGGACTTCTACAGGGAAGAAACTGGGTAGATATGCTAATGACAGCAATAAGTCTTGCAGTTGCAGCAATACCTGAAGGACTTGTAGCAATAGTTGCGATAGTTCTTTCCATGGGTGTAACAAGAATGTCAAAAATAAATGCCATCGTAAGAAAACTTCCAGCTGTAGAAACTCTTGGAGCAGTAAATATAATATGTTCAGATAAAACAGGAACATTGACGCAAAATAAAATGACGGTTGTAAAAATTTATACTCCTGACAATTTGAGGGAAATTCCATCAGAAGGAAGAGATTTCGAAGCAAATAGAGATGAAAAAGAACTGATAAGATCATTTGTCCTATGTTCAGATGCATCGATTGATAGCGGACAGGATATAGGGGATCCTACAGAAGTTGCATTAGTTGTACTGGGAGACAGGTTCAATCTTGAAAAAAATACATTGAATACAGAATATAAAAGAGTAGGTGAATTTCCTTTTGATTCAGACAGGAAATTAATGTCTACGCTGAATGAAGAAGAAGGAAAATACAGAGTTCATACTAAAGGTGCCATTGACAATATTCTTGTTAAATCTGACAGAGCCCTTGTGAATGGCAATATTGTTCCGTTAACTCAGGAAATGAAAGATAAGATATTAAAAGCTGCCGAAGAAATGTCTGACTCTGCTTTAAGAGTTTTAGGAGTAGCATTTAAGGATACTAAAAGCGTAATTTCATCAGAAGAAATGGAGAAAAATCTTGTTGTAGTAGGAATTGTAGGAATGATAGATCCTCCGAGAACAGAAGTTAAAGACTCAATTTCAGAAGCTAAAAAAGCAGGAATAACTCCGATTATGATAACAGGGGATCATAAAAATACTGCTGTTGCCATTGCAAAAGAACTTGGGATAGCAACAGATATAAATCAAAGCCTGACTGGAGCAGAAATAGATGAAATTCCGGATGAGCAGTTTGCAAAAGAGATAAGTAGATACAGAGTATTTGCAAGAGTTTCCCCTGAACATAAGGTTAAGATAGTAAAAGCATTTAAAGAACAGGGAAATATAGTTTCAATGACAGGAGATGGAGTAAATGATGCACCATCATTAAAATTTGCTGATATAGGTGTAGCGATGGGAATAACAGGAACTGATGTTTCAAAAGGTGCAAGTGACATGATTCTTACAGATGATAACTTTACTACTATTGTTCATGCAATAGAAGAAGGAAGAAATATTTATAACAATATTAAAAAGACAATAATGTTCCTTCTGTCATGTAATCTTGGAGAAGTAATATGTGTATTTATTGCAACAATGTTCAACTGGCCATTACCTCTGGTCCCTATACAGTTATTATGGATTAACCTTGTAACTGATACATTACCTGCAATTTCATTGGGAGTGGATCCGGGAGATAAAGATGTAATGAATAAGAAACCGAGAAATCCTAAAGAAAGTTTTTTTGCAGAAGGTGCAGGATTTAGGGCAATAATAGCAGGAATACTTATTGGAGCTTTAACTTTGACCGCATTTTATATAGGTGTTAAGGAACATGGGTTTGCAGTCAATGAAGTGATTGGTAATAAAAGCGAAGAAGCTTTAAGTGCGTTAACATATGGAAGAACAATGGCATTTATAGTACTTACTGTCTCCCAGCTGTTTTATTCACTCACTATGAGAAATAGTAAAAAAACAATATTTGAAGTAGGATTCTTTAAAAATAAATTCCTGATTTTATCAATAATAACAGGAATAATTTTACAGGTAGGACTGACATCAATATCTGGAATTGCAGCAATATTCAAAGTTACACAATTATCGTTTGCTGATTGGGATATAGTGTTTATATTTGCTCTAATACCATTTTTAGTAAATGAGATAATAAAAGTTGTCTCAAGAAGAAAAAATAATCAACTTTCATAA
- a CDS encoding ABC transporter substrate-binding protein, producing MMKKIMLLIISSLMLLSCGKTDEVSNKNPGSKNNGTNETYKIGITQIATHPSLDLVKQGFKKAFEDAGIKAEFDEKNAEGTIANATLIANGYKSDKKNLVLGIGTPSAQALVNTITDMPVLFSAVTDPESAKLLNKNVTGTSDRLDNVGEQLDLLLKLKPEVKKIAVLYNPSEQNSVVQVKEIEAKAKEKNLAVMLQGVSSLSELPQATKNALVESDALYLPTDNLVVSGIKLITSEAKSAKKPVVSSESSSVEAGALFTMGLDYFELGKRTGEMAIEILKGKPVDQIPYELSKKMTLYVNETTAKELGLDLKKIDLTNAKIYK from the coding sequence ATGATGAAAAAAATAATGTTGTTAATCATAAGCAGTCTTATGCTGTTATCTTGTGGAAAGACAGATGAAGTTTCAAATAAGAATCCAGGAAGTAAGAATAATGGAACAAATGAAACTTATAAAATTGGAATTACACAGATAGCAACACATCCGTCATTAGATTTAGTTAAGCAGGGATTTAAAAAAGCATTTGAAGATGCAGGTATAAAAGCTGAGTTTGATGAAAAAAATGCAGAAGGTACTATAGCAAATGCAACTTTAATAGCTAACGGCTATAAGAGTGATAAAAAAAATCTGGTTCTTGGAATAGGAACTCCTTCGGCACAGGCTTTAGTAAATACTATAACAGATATGCCTGTATTATTTTCAGCAGTTACAGATCCTGAAAGTGCAAAATTACTTAACAAAAATGTAACAGGAACAAGTGACAGACTTGATAATGTTGGTGAACAGCTGGATCTGCTTTTAAAATTAAAGCCGGAAGTAAAAAAAATTGCTGTGCTGTATAATCCTTCTGAACAGAATTCAGTTGTTCAGGTAAAAGAAATAGAAGCAAAGGCAAAAGAAAAAAATCTGGCAGTTATGTTACAGGGAGTAAGTTCATTATCTGAATTACCTCAGGCTACTAAGAATGCATTGGTTGAAAGTGATGCATTATATCTTCCAACAGATAATCTTGTAGTTTCCGGAATAAAATTGATTACTTCAGAAGCAAAAAGTGCAAAAAAACCTGTTGTTTCAAGTGAAAGTTCTTCTGTAGAAGCAGGAGCATTGTTTACAATGGGACTTGATTATTTTGAACTTGGAAAAAGAACTGGAGAAATGGCAATTGAAATTTTAAAAGGAAAACCTGTGGATCAGATACCATATGAATTATCTAAAAAAATGACATTGTATGTAAATGAAACTACTGCAAAAGAATTAGGATTAGATCTAAAGAAAATTGATTTAACAAATGCCAAAATATATAAATAA
- a CDS encoding ABC transporter ATP-binding protein, translating to MIKIENLYKTFFSELGTEKEVFKNLNLEINDGDFITIIGSNGAGKSTLLNVLNGQIIPDKGTVMLNDINLTNVERHKRAKWISQVYQNPSQGTAPSMTVLENLSMAKNKGKKFNFTFGLDVKNLEFYKKQLQSIGLGLENQLFTQVALLSGGQRQCLSLIMATLNQPDILLLDEHTAALDPQTSSIILNKTKEIIEKNNITSLMITHNMQDAINYGNRLIMLHAGEIIFDIKGEEKKHLTVEKLLEMFKTKDAMLSDKDVF from the coding sequence ATGATAAAAATAGAAAATTTATATAAGACATTCTTCTCCGAATTAGGTACTGAAAAAGAAGTATTTAAAAATTTGAATCTAGAAATAAATGACGGAGATTTTATAACAATAATAGGAAGTAACGGAGCTGGAAAGTCAACTTTGCTGAATGTCCTGAATGGACAGATAATACCGGATAAGGGAACTGTCATGTTAAATGATATTAACCTTACAAATGTTGAAAGACATAAGAGAGCAAAGTGGATTTCTCAGGTATATCAGAATCCGTCTCAAGGAACTGCTCCTTCGATGACAGTTCTTGAAAATCTTTCAATGGCTAAAAACAAAGGGAAAAAATTTAATTTTACTTTTGGACTTGATGTGAAAAATTTAGAGTTTTATAAAAAGCAGCTGCAAAGTATAGGATTAGGCCTAGAAAATCAGTTATTCACTCAGGTTGCATTATTGTCGGGAGGTCAGAGACAGTGTCTTTCACTGATAATGGCAACATTAAATCAGCCGGACATACTGTTGTTGGATGAACATACTGCCGCACTTGATCCTCAGACTTCATCTATAATTTTAAATAAGACAAAGGAAATTATAGAAAAAAATAATATTACGAGTTTGATGATTACACATAATATGCAGGATGCAATAAATTATGGAAACAGACTGATAATGTTACATGCAGGTGAAATAATATTTGATATAAAAGGTGAAGAAAAAAAACATTTGACTGTAGAAAAACTGCTTGAAATGTTTAAAACAAAAGATGCAATGCTATCAGATAAAGATGTATTTTAA
- a CDS encoding ABC transporter permease gives MNELLIFIQSLPTAMKTGLIYSIMVMGVYITYKILDFPDLSVDGTFPLGGFIFAAFSLSPNGFFGITNPIIGLILATIGGMLAGYITGALHVYFDIEGLLSGILVGTGLHSINFRINSSSNAIIPGDRSIYEMITYEKYFIIFTVVFVLLLILKGFYDYKIKENKYVIRTMIVYIIIFILLEFYVVSTQDIKLMLTALVVFIIKMIIDYILTSKFGFALRALGNNEQLVVSLGVNEKRLKIFGLMISNGLVALSGALFAQDLKVADLQSGVGTIVVGLAAIILGLGVLKKSRMVNEVSIIIVGSLLYYCIVNMALMSNNWTQNLYRSLNINENITKILEVKPTDTKVITSVILGIILWNEYRKKSKKGKNKVKLLEKGEA, from the coding sequence ATGAATGAATTATTAATATTTATACAGAGTCTCCCTACAGCAATGAAAACAGGGCTAATATATTCAATAATGGTAATGGGAGTTTATATAACTTATAAAATTCTGGATTTTCCAGATTTATCAGTAGATGGAACATTTCCATTAGGAGGATTTATATTTGCTGCTTTTTCACTTTCTCCAAATGGTTTCTTTGGAATAACTAATCCAATAATAGGGTTAATATTGGCTACGATAGGTGGAATGCTTGCAGGATATATAACAGGAGCATTACATGTATATTTTGATATTGAAGGTCTGCTTTCAGGAATACTTGTAGGGACAGGACTTCACAGTATAAACTTTAGGATTAACAGTTCTTCAAATGCCATTATACCTGGAGATAGAAGTATATATGAAATGATAACGTATGAAAAATATTTTATAATATTTACAGTAGTTTTTGTGTTATTACTTATTTTAAAGGGATTTTACGATTATAAAATAAAAGAAAATAAATATGTAATAAGAACAATGATTGTCTATATAATTATATTTATACTTTTAGAATTTTATGTAGTTTCAACACAGGATATTAAACTTATGCTGACTGCACTGGTAGTATTTATAATTAAAATGATAATAGACTATATACTTACTTCAAAATTTGGATTTGCATTAAGAGCCTTAGGAAATAATGAGCAGCTTGTTGTAAGCCTTGGAGTAAATGAAAAAAGGCTTAAAATTTTTGGACTGATGATTTCTAATGGACTGGTAGCACTATCAGGAGCATTGTTTGCTCAGGACTTAAAAGTGGCGGATTTACAGTCTGGAGTTGGGACAATCGTAGTTGGGCTTGCAGCAATAATACTTGGTTTGGGTGTACTTAAAAAATCAAGAATGGTAAATGAAGTTTCAATAATAATAGTAGGTTCGTTATTGTATTACTGTATAGTAAATATGGCACTGATGTCAAACAACTGGACTCAGAATCTGTACAGAAGCCTCAATATCAATGAGAATATAACTAAAATACTTGAAGTAAAACCAACAGATACTAAAGTGATAACATCAGTAATTCTTGGAATAATTTTATGGAATGAATATAGAAAAAAATCAAAAAAAGGTAAGAATAAAGTAAAATTACTGGAAAAAGGAGAAGCATAG
- a CDS encoding HU family DNA-binding protein → MSKKEFVEAYAKATGETKKRAEELVNEFLGTVEKSLTKGNSVQFVGWGTFGVQKRAARKGRNPQTGKEIKIAAKKVVKFKVGKKLADKVAASKGK, encoded by the coding sequence ATGTCAAAAAAAGAATTTGTGGAAGCTTATGCAAAAGCTACAGGAGAAACTAAAAAAAGAGCTGAAGAATTAGTAAATGAATTTTTAGGAACAGTTGAAAAATCATTAACTAAAGGAAATAGTGTTCAATTTGTTGGTTGGGGAACTTTCGGAGTTCAAAAAAGAGCGGCAAGAAAAGGAAGAAATCCTCAAACTGGAAAAGAAATCAAAATAGCTGCTAAAAAAGTAGTTAAGTTTAAAGTTGGAAAAAAATTAGCTGATAAAGTAGCTGCTTCAAAAGGAAAATAG
- a CDS encoding FHA domain-containing protein, protein MKLDRCKNGHMYDVSRYATCPYCKSEGLDLEIKEDKINLVEEMEDDDKTMAYWSKDVNIDPVVGWLTCIEGAEKGKDFRIVSERNFIGRGDDMDIQLTGDNSISRKNHCSISYNPKKRIFMITPGQANGLIYIDNEALYDTRELKAYNLIEIGESKFIFVNLCGENFDWNKEKSKSDKEVL, encoded by the coding sequence ATGAAATTAGATAGATGTAAAAATGGTCATATGTATGATGTTTCAAGATATGCCACATGTCCATACTGTAAATCTGAAGGACTGGATCTGGAAATAAAGGAAGATAAAATAAATCTGGTTGAAGAAATGGAAGATGATGATAAAACAATGGCCTACTGGTCAAAAGATGTAAATATTGATCCGGTTGTTGGCTGGCTGACATGTATTGAGGGAGCAGAAAAGGGAAAAGATTTTCGGATAGTCAGTGAAAGAAATTTCATTGGACGGGGAGATGATATGGATATTCAGCTGACAGGAGACAATTCAATTTCAAGAAAAAATCACTGTTCAATAAGCTACAATCCTAAAAAAAGAATTTTTATGATAACGCCAGGTCAGGCGAACGGTCTTATATATATAGATAATGAAGCATTATATGATACAAGGGAATTAAAGGCATATAATTTAATTGAAATAGGAGAAAGTAAGTTTATTTTTGTGAATTTATGCGGGGAAAACTTTGACTGGAACAAGGAAAAATCAAAATCAGATAAAGAGGTATTATAA
- a CDS encoding ABC transporter substrate-binding protein, which yields MKKILLLVSIAIMLVLSCGNEVKKSSETGGEKSKDTFKVGITQIVAHPALDSAREGFKDAFKESGLKVTFDEKNANGEIATANMIANNFVTEKVDLIYAIATSTAQSAAQATNKLPVVFSAITDPEAAGLIKENVTGISDRVNVKQQLELLLKLDSKIKKVGVIYNSSEQNSKVQVDDLKKAASELGITIVEKSVTQVSEIPQASETLVKSSDALYLPTDNLVASVINLITEKAISAKKIAFGAESAHVKGGALITQGIDYYEMGKEAGKIAVEILKNGKKPSEISFKKMNLNDIVINNKTLAAIGISLPEDIKSKAKTIE from the coding sequence ATGAAAAAGATATTATTATTAGTAAGCATTGCTATAATGCTTGTTTTAAGTTGTGGGAATGAAGTGAAGAAAAGTAGTGAAACAGGAGGGGAAAAATCTAAGGACACTTTCAAGGTAGGAATTACTCAGATAGTTGCTCATCCTGCACTGGACAGTGCAAGGGAAGGCTTTAAGGATGCTTTTAAAGAATCAGGTCTAAAAGTCACTTTTGATGAAAAAAATGCTAATGGAGAAATTGCAACAGCAAATATGATTGCAAATAATTTTGTTACGGAAAAGGTTGATTTAATCTATGCAATAGCAACCAGCACGGCACAATCTGCAGCACAGGCAACAAATAAATTGCCAGTGGTATTTTCAGCCATTACTGATCCTGAAGCGGCAGGACTTATCAAGGAAAATGTAACAGGAATAAGTGACAGAGTAAATGTGAAGCAGCAACTGGAACTTCTGTTGAAACTTGACAGTAAAATAAAAAAAGTAGGTGTTATCTATAATTCTTCAGAACAAAATTCAAAGGTGCAGGTTGATGACCTGAAAAAGGCGGCATCAGAACTTGGAATAACAATTGTAGAAAAAAGTGTTACACAGGTAAGTGAAATTCCACAAGCTTCTGAAACTTTAGTAAAATCCTCAGATGCATTATATCTTCCAACAGATAATCTGGTAGCTTCTGTTATAAATCTTATTACTGAAAAGGCTATATCAGCTAAGAAAATAGCCTTTGGAGCTGAATCGGCCCATGTAAAAGGTGGAGCTTTGATAACACAGGGGATAGACTATTATGAAATGGGAAAAGAAGCAGGAAAGATAGCTGTAGAAATATTGAAAAATGGTAAAAAACCATCTGAAATAAGCTTTAAGAAGATGAATTTAAATGACATAGTAATAAATAATAAAACACTGGCAGCAATTGGAATAAGCTTGCCGGAAGATATAAAATCAAAAGCGAAAACAATAGAATAA
- a CDS encoding HIRAN domain-containing protein, whose protein sequence is MFSNTFSGIKLEFDGLYYGGNYEIEIFSDGRFYYSYIENDSIEIKKGSFQVTQKEVMIFEEMMEYFEFLKTQRNYMVSEYGFGNGVLVIQKKNGREEKIRSGKEMMFEYAKILIDKYTVKSRQIFLLDTYLVGIKYIRNFNIKMKYANVLDLFREFNGASLNLVAVYNENKERVGYLPKEQSEIIARLIDSGKKMIAIPIPFDGEVALKIYLVD, encoded by the coding sequence CTTGAATTTGATGGGCTTTATTATGGCGGGAATTATGAGATAGAAATTTTTTCTGATGGAAGATTTTATTATTCATATATTGAAAATGATTCCATAGAAATAAAAAAAGGATCATTCCAGGTAACTCAGAAGGAAGTAATGATTTTTGAAGAAATGATGGAATATTTTGAATTTTTAAAAACCCAGAGAAACTATATGGTAAGTGAGTACGGATTTGGCAATGGAGTACTTGTAATTCAGAAAAAAAATGGAAGAGAAGAGAAAATACGTTCAGGTAAGGAAATGATGTTTGAATATGCTAAAATTCTGATTGACAAATACACTGTAAAATCAAGACAGATATTTTTGCTGGATACATACCTTGTAGGAATAAAATATATAAGAAATTTCAATATTAAAATGAAGTATGCAAATGTATTGGATCTTTTCAGGGAGTTTAATGGAGCTTCATTAAATCTGGTGGCAGTATACAATGAAAATAAAGAAAGAGTAGGATATCTTCCAAAGGAACAAAGTGAGATAATAGCAAGACTTATTGATTCAGGGAAAAAGATGATAGCGATTCCTATTCCCTTTGATGGAGAAGTTGCATTGAAAATTTATCTGGTAGATTAA
- a CDS encoding FHA domain-containing protein: MKNILYFFNPIRLFRRFAIRKGNLDRFRKLINRKETSDGITENKSNDENLVNRGIKKYEKRIILAREKKGRNLFNLKNSIILIILFMTFVYIHFSGYSIKSMYVSIFIFIAITLYLLIVERFNEKINIENEIKEIKNERTREHDVFLEKVKDIEQIEKNQLENIILKNSDDYDIKVWKIGRATSLLLGKKTPGNKVDIDVGEAIYGNLVSRAHGILNRVNGLWYYEDLGSQNGSGIERIKDKRKVKLKKNTPVKVESGDIIYLATTKLLLK, from the coding sequence ATGAAAAATATATTGTATTTTTTTAATCCAATAAGATTGTTTAGAAGATTTGCAATTAGAAAAGGAAATTTAGATAGATTTAGAAAATTGATAAATAGGAAAGAAACAAGTGATGGAATAACTGAAAATAAGAGCAATGATGAAAATTTAGTAAATAGAGGAATTAAAAAATATGAAAAAAGAATAATTTTGGCAAGAGAGAAAAAAGGGAGAAATCTTTTCAATTTGAAAAACAGTATAATTTTAATAATTTTATTTATGACTTTTGTATATATTCATTTTTCCGGATATTCTATAAAAAGCATGTATGTTTCAATTTTTATATTCATAGCGATAACATTATATCTGCTTATTGTAGAAAGATTCAATGAAAAAATAAATATAGAAAATGAAATAAAGGAAATAAAAAATGAAAGAACAAGGGAACATGATGTATTTTTAGAAAAGGTTAAAGATATTGAGCAGATTGAAAAAAATCAGCTGGAAAATATAATATTAAAAAATTCAGATGACTATGACATTAAAGTCTGGAAAATAGGAAGAGCAACTTCTTTGTTATTAGGAAAAAAAACTCCTGGAAATAAAGTTGATATTGATGTTGGAGAGGCTATATATGGGAATCTTGTGAGCAGGGCACATGGAATATTAAACAGGGTAAATGGTCTATGGTATTATGAGGATCTGGGATCACAGAATGGAAGTGGAATTGAACGGATAAAAGATAAGAGAAAAGTTAAACTTAAAAAGAATACACCAGTAAAAGTGGAATCAGGAGATATTATATATTTAGCTACAACAAAGTTATTATTAAAATAA